GTTTTGTGATATTCTTCTTTCAGTTTATTCTACTCCTACACTCTCTCACCATTGGCGTTTCCAAGCTCCACACTGAGGCTCTCCTCTCCAACGAGGGAGACGTCACACTGACCCTGCGGACCTCCTCCGGGGAAGGGAAGGCAGATGGGAAGGGTGTGAATGGGTTGAGAGACTGGGGTGACAGCACAGTggggcagggagagagaggctCCAAGCTCAGACTCTGGGTGGAGTCAGTCCTTCTGTGGCCCTTGGAGTGCTGTtgtgaggaagaagaaaaaaataccaTCAGCAACCAAGATGGAGTTTTAGACCAAAATAgtattttgtgtgtctgtaggtgTAGTTATGAACCTCAGTAAGCAGACTCATCTCTCTGAGGTTGTCGTATCTCTGCTCCAGTCTGGTGAACTCTCTCAGGAGGCCCTGATactttctcctctcctcatccAGCGCCGCCCTCAGAGATGCACCTGCCTGAGACACAGCCTGATGCACACACTCTGCACAcacataaagaaaaagagaggaagaagacCAAGGGTTTACCTTTGAAGCTATGCAGACATTTGATGCTGGAAAGTTAACAGAACCTACCTTCTTGTGCTTTTTCTTGTTCAAACAAGCGAGCAGAGAgatcctctctctctttgcaaAAACGGTCCTTTTCTCTTTGCAGGGCTTGTAACTCCTTGACAATAAGAGAGAATGAGAATAAACTGCTGGTCaggggaattttttttttaaattatgagACATCTGGTATTCTTCATGTTTTATAATAACACATCACCAGCACCGTGTAAAATGTGTCAAATTATTCTTGGGTCAGTAGACCTACTTGTGTGAGTTGAAGGATCTCCTGGGCAGCCTTCTCTTCAGCTCTCCTTCTTTCCTCCACCTTCTTCTCGCTAATGACGGTGCAGGGCTGAGGCTtctcctgtttctgtctctctagtTTCTGTACCGTCGCCCTCAGAGCCGCCAGCTCAGCACTGGTGGCCTCTCGCTCTGCGTGCAGGGTCTCTCTCAAAGCTGCACTCTCCCTGGCCTGgacaaatacaaacaaacaaacacaactttATTGTGTAGAaagtagaaaataaaatgaactcTTACAAGGATCACATCACAGGATCACACACACCTCCTGGTCCGCTCTCAACTGCAGCTGCATCAGTTTGACTTCCATGCCCTTGTTGAGCTCTCTGTACTTCTCCACTGAGCGGGCCTCCGTCTTTAGTTTCATCAGCTCTCTCCTGGCAGCCCTGCGGCGCACGCAGCACTGCATGAACACCACCGCCGCATGTACTCGCCTGTACGCCTGCCTCGCCAACCACCCACGCACTCTCGCCTGAAGCAATACAGCAGCCCGCTCCGCCACCAACTGGGGAGGGAGAATTGGGTTTACATCAGTTCAGGCTTTGCCTACATTAACTTAGTAGTCACAATTAAATGATCTTCTAAACAGATCAGAAGTGCAATGTTAAGCAGGTAATGATTAAGGCTGAAATTAAATGCTGACCAGTCTGTATCTGTGGCGCGCCATCGTGCCCCTGGTGAAGGCCTGGATGGTGATGGTGGCCTGTCGGATCATGAGGAACAGCTGTCTGACCATCACCATGCGGTAGGTCTTCTGGATTATTAAAGCAGCCTTGGTGTAGCGCAGGGTCAGGGCAAGTCTGCAGCCAAAGTGACAAAGAGGAaatgtaagtgttttaacaaaaAAGTTTTGGGCTATGTCTGGCAATTTTGTGTTGGAGATTGATAGAGTTTacacaaatacagaaaaataacaGATCTGGTAATAGTTGTTGTGCAGTGTAAAATACATTGTAGCTCACATGAAAGAGTTCTAAACGTAAACCTGTCTTCATTAGCTATACTGAATATAtcattaatatatttaaaaaatatataaaaagaagaagattaAATTACACTTTCTATCATTGACAAATCAGTTTCTCTAAAAAATCGGTCACTTTCCTTTCAAAAAATAATATAGTGCAGTGAGGCTAAACTGTAATATTTAGAAAACAGATGAAGATTGCATTgcaacatgtactgtatatatcttCTTCTATCCTCACCGTCTGGCCAGAGCTCCTCTGCAGTATCTCTGTATGGTGACAGTTGCCCAGCAGATCCTGGTGTATCTAATCCGTGCAAGCCATCCTCTGACCCGGCTCTGGATGATCACAGCAGCAACACGCAGCCTCTCAGCTCTCAGCCTCTCCAGAACAGCCACCTGACCGGCCCGGAAAAATACTTTGGTCTTTCCAAAGCAGTACTGGTCTGGGTCTGGGATGAGCTGAGGCAGGGCTTGTCTGCATGAGGCCTGGGCCTGATCCTGGCCCTGAGAACCTCGAAGCAGAAGATGGTACCTGCTGAAGAACTCCTCGTAGGTCCATCTGGAAACAAAGATTTTGAACAGAAATCTTAGAGAAAACAGCTTATTAGTTCTGTTAAGATAgtttctgtctttttgttttggtcCACTCTTCAATTTAATTTTTTCGTTTACATAATTTGACTCTAGTGACTAGTTCACTGTAGggaaaatacaaatatgaagtATTAATAAAGAGACACATATATTACATTACTGGACATTTATACTATTTTATGCTCTTattatttggtaacacttttaCCCATCCGGGATTGTTCTGACTTCATGTGGGTGCGTTCACGAAACTTGGACATATGAGACGTGAGAGTTGGTTTGTTGCAACAAATCTACATTACTCCTTCCTCAACATCCATGTTTGTTTATCGTTTATAGGTTCAGGGGCTGACTCTAAAATACTGGACACTGGAAAAGATATTTTTAGGcactttatgcttttatttagATAGTGACACAGAGGAAAGGGGAGAGTGAGGGAAAGAAATACAGCAAAGGGCATTAGGCCCGACCTGAACCCGGGCAAGGACTCAGCCCCATTGGTATGTGCTCCACCCGGTGAACCACCGGGGCGCCCCGATAGGTGAAATATTGAACACAAACAGTAAATAactaagtaaataaataaagacaatgaAATTGTTATTGTCATGGATTATCTATCTCAAGCATGTGTTATGTCTCTGTAAATTGCTTTACCATATAACCACAATCTGAAACAAATGCTGCCTAAAAGGTAGGAAATAAATCTAAGACCTTATTTTCTACAAGGTACACATAATGGTCTATTAACCACAAATGGTTGGTTTAGTCCTTTAAGATTAAGGTGCTTTAGGAAAACCCAACTCTGGTCAATATGTCTTTCATCAATGCCTTAGAAGAGAAGAAGTGCAACATCTGATATCCTCTTTTATATGACTTtcttaacatgactttaaagaCTGAGTTCTCATACTGTGTGAGAACTATACAGAGTTTACTGAATGTCTAGGAAGTACTCCGTACCTGGATGGAAAACCTGCAGCACTGATGCGAATTGTCTCCAGCACCCCACAGGCTCTCAATTGCTGGACTGTCCTCCTGGGGTCAAACCTAACAAAGCAAGGCTATTAGGCTGCTTGGTGCACGCACCAGTGTCAAGGACAACACAAAATCAAATGCATCAACTTTTAATTTTGTAAAGACGGGCCAAACAAAGACATACATAAAAGGTTCTTTGAGGTCGTTGGGTTTAATACAGCGGACATAGTGAGGAGTGGTGCTGTTCAGAGTGTCCATCAGCATCTGTAAGGACTGACGAAACTGACAGGCACCAAAAACATAGTGTTAAAGTTTGCTGCACCAAAAATGAAGTGAACATAAGAACAAAGCCATAACAGCTCACCTGGAAGCCCACCGTCAGTTTATGTTCTTTGGTGGCTCTTTTCCCTGAACGAACACTTCCATTAGCCACAGAGGAAACATTTCCCTGCTGCTGGAACAACTCAGCCACCAGctcagactgacacacacatgaacacacacagacacaagttaGTGATCACATAGTCacatagaaatgaaatgaaattgaatACGTAACAAATACCTACCTGACTTGCTTTGAGAATATTAACGAGCTCCTCAAAGACTGTATCTCGATTCTTGCCTAAAAAGCCATTGCATTCATATTGCacctgatgaaaaaaaaaaagaaaagagaagagactTTTTCCACATATTAAGACTTCACTACTAATTCACTAcagtttctctgtgtgttgacCTTCATCACTCACTGTGTCCGCGAAGTGCAGAACGACGAAGGCGCTGTTGGACATGCGAGGTTTCTGGAAGTGAGGGTGGGGCTTGTTGTTCAGGTGTTGGTCATACAGCTTCTGCACCCAGCTCTCATCTGAACCTTTGGGCATCTGACCATAAACACAGACAGTGATCACAGAGACCAGAGTTTAGAGGGAGAATATTACTAAAACCAGTGAGTTAAAAATTCAAAACTATCCAGTGCCTAAAATAACAGTGAACCTTTTACATTTCACTTAGTGTAACAAACAGAGGAGAAGACAGATCAAATTAAGACTAACAAAGAGACAGATGGGGACTGACCCTGCACTCCTCGTCTAAAAGATCAAACAGGCCCAGTTGTCCCTCTATGAGATTGATGCACTGCTGATTGTCACTGAACTCAATCCTGCTCCAGGCCAGCTCTTCCCGGACGTACTCCTCCTGCTCCAAGTGGAACACATGctgcagacaaacacaaaaacatatataaaaatTAATCAATCATCAACTTAAAGATGcgaaaaaatgagaaaaaaatgcaatgaCTCTATATAGAAAGTTTATTAAGGAGGCAGACGACCTGACCATCCTGAGGATAAAAACAGTGAGGGAAGCTTGGCTATAAAGAAGAGATCATCACAGAGAGGCCCAGACAGAGCAGCACTTCTTCCTGCATGTTGTATGAGGAAGACACCCCTTTATTCCTTAAAATCTGAATAATTTAACGTGATTTTGAAAACTTTTCACCCCTAAAAAAGTACACCACACCACTGTAGTGTTCCAcacatgcattcaaatgtgCAATAACTTGCAAAACTAAAAAACAAGATGGACTTTAACAATGAAAGAAAATGATGGAAAGAAACATCTGTTGATGCATTATTTGtagtattattatcattaaatcAAACTCAATTGGAATTTGTGATGATAGAGTTCAGTGGTGATAGAGCTGATTCCCTGAAGAGTTTAACAAGAATAATAGACATGTCTGCCTGTCACATAACTTACCCTGTTGAATTGCTGTTGCAGTTTTTCATTTGCATAATTTATACAGAACTGCTCAAAACTGTTCAGGTCAAAGGTCTCAAACCTGCTCCGAGAAAAAAGAATTGTCAGTCCAACTGTGTAATAACACACTGAAGATAATGAACAATACACTTCAGAATACACTATACTAAAGCAAACTTTAGAGTTGTAATAAGGCCACAAAAATAATTTGTATCCAGTTTTACAAAGCTCATCACTCACCCATAGATGTCTAGTACGCCTATAAAGGATTTGGCCTGTCCCCTCTGGGTGCGCAGAGCAGAGTTGAGCCTCTGGACAACCCATGCAAACATCTGGCCATAAACATGTTTGGCCAGTGCATCTCTGGCTTCTATTGCCTGCTGACCGGACACAGGTTTGACCAGCATCTCTCCACCTACAGCCAGTTTGCGATGACACAGCCAGTGGGCTATATGAGGTCCTTCCACTCCTAACAGCTTGGAGAAGACAGCCAGAGGGCGGTCGTCTACctgagaaagaaacaaaagactACACCTGTAACAGTATACTATATGCACTGATAGAGGAAATATGATGGCAGTTGAgagaaaaaacatatttatagaAGAACTAAGGCACTATAGGTGAGAGGAGACATAGATTACATTAGAAATACATTTCTTACATCAATATAACTCCGATCAGAACTTCTCCCACTGGCTTGGATGTTGACATTTCCCAGGTGCAGAACAGCTGACAGGATCCGGAAGAGCTCCATCTGTTGGTCAGGCTGCACATCTGCAATTTCAACAAATAAACCAACATCTTCATAAGCAATGACATGATTCAGTTACATAAAAATCTTACCAGAGCCTGAAGAGTTGGATCCTCAAACATCATTGTGTAtgcatcagtggtggaatgttactaagtacatttacacaagtactgtacttaagtacaaatttgagatagttatactttacttgagtcttttctattcatgccactttctgcttctactccgctacatttcagaaggaaatattgtactttttactccactacattaatctgacagctttagttactaattactttacaaattaagatttttgcataCAAAACACATGACGTTGATTATAAttggttgattgacagaactgttttgattgtttcctgcttcttaaatgtgaggatttttatgcattgagtatttttacttttacagtaatactttaattacatttttcttatgACACTTACATACTTTAacgtaagtaacattttcaatgcaggactcttacttgtaacagagttaTTTCTACCGTGTGGTATTagtgcttttacttaagtaaaggacctacatacttcttccaccactggtatgcattgtgtatgtgtgtgggtgtgtgtatgtatgtgtgtgtgtgtgtgtgtgtctgtctgtctgtctgtctgtctgtctgtctgtctgtctgtctgtctgtctgtctgtctgtctgtctgtctgtctgtctgtctgtctgtctgtctgtctgtgtgtgtgtgtgtgtgtgtgtgtgtgtgtgtgtgtgtgtgtgtgtgtgtgtgtgtgtgtgtgtgtgtgtgtgtgtgtgtgtgtgtgtgtgtgtgtctacccaGGATGGTGAAAGCATTGCGAGTGCGCTCCAGGTCTGACAGATCATCAGTACCAGAAATCTGCATCTCTCCTCCCTGGCTGGTGTAGCGGAAATTCTCAGGTGCATCTTCAGCAAAAAGACAACGCATAGTCAGACTGCATGCAGCGTGGACATTATAATACACAAAACGTGAATGGACATTTGAGAACAAGCAGAGAGGGCTGTTTGTGATTAAGTCTCACCCAGTTTAAGGGCTCTCATCTCAGGTAACTCCCTGGAGGCACACAGCTGGTAGAAGATGTGGTAGTTCCTCTCTGCTGATGCCTTAAATGCACACAAACGTACAGACAATGTTCATGAACAGATCCATAATAAATAGGTGTGTAACATTTCACATCTTGACAAATGAAAGATTCTTATGTGCAAAAactgttttcatcatcactctGGCTTTAGAGCTTACTTGGAAGACAACCCTTGACTTCTCCAGCAGATACGTCCTCATGTTTGCCCCAATGATGTCCCCTTTTCTGCCAAAGCCGATCTCGATGTACTTCCCAAAACGACTACTGTTGTCATTGCGTGTGGTTTTAGCATTCCCAATCGACTGTAGACAAAATTATGTGTTGttttatatctttaaaaaaaaacacaattgacaggaaaagtaacaaatgtgttcaACCATCACCTCCAATATTGGGTTGGAAGCCAAAACCTTCTCCTCCACACTGGTCTGCTGTGCTGCTCCTCCAACCACAGCAAAGTATCGCATGGTGAATTTGGCTGAGACCGTTTTTCCTGAGCCAGACTCTCCACTGATGATGATAGACTGGTTTTTCTCCTCCCTATACACACAGATAGTGTGACTATCAAATCCTACACAGTGTAGTTATACTGAGATAGTTCAGTCAGTTCATCAGTGTTGTTGCAGTGCACCATAAACAAGACAGTATAGGAAAATATtcttactgtatatgtatatgttctACTGTATACAATTTGTTGTAACATGACCCCCTAgcctttgacctctgacctggtCATAGTGCGGTAGGCTTCCTCGGCCACAGAAAAAATGTGAGGTTCCATGTCGGCCATGTCCTGGCCGCTGTAAGCATCGATCACCTCCTCTCCATATATGGGGAGCTGGTCATAGGGATTGATGGCCACTAACACAATACCTGGAGGGACAGGAAAAGAAAGTCACATTAGCAAGGGACTCTGGATGTTGATGGAAATATTTTGCAATAACTATATCATTTTCATCTGCACTTAAATCCAAATGAGGAACATCTCCTAAAACTCCGTCTACTTTAAGTCTAAATTAAACAAAGCACATGTCACTCataattatagtgaaaataaacacacaacctTTCTAAATGTATAGGGATTTAAgggtaaaacaaaacatttgtcatgacaaaacTACACAAATTTAATCTTATCTAGgattaaattatctaaatagtAATATGTAATTACATCTTGAACCAGTAGCAGCGAGGGAGTTGCCTCCCTGGCTCAACCTTTGACCTACTGTAATATAGTTGACATTATGAGCTGTAATAATGCAGACAGAAGCACAGAGGAGCTGTTTGCTGCTGTCACTACAAATCTGAGAGACCGTCTGTTACTAATGTTGTCCCACTTTCAGACAATCATCCCTATTTTAGCTAGACTTCCttaaatctgtctgtttttgccAGTTCAGTGCTCACCACAGTACGTATAGATGCTGCTGTAGTCCAGGAATCGAACCTGCAGGTTGTGCAAGACAGCAGGTTCATGGAGGAAGCTGAGAGCTGTCAGGTCATTTTCCCCCTCCAGGATGTCGGGGTTCCCCAGCGGTGGGAGATCAGAATGGGACGCCACTGGATAATGGGTCTCCTACCAATAGAGAAGGAAGTTAGGAGTTCTTGTGTAAAAATATAGAGAGGACATTGGGCTTATGCTGTTTTATGAGGACCACGATACTAGATCATTCACATTGATATTTGGATAATATAATGTTACTGCATGTTTCACCTTTCCATTAGAGAGCTGTAGCAGTAGATGTTTCTCTCCAGGACTGTAGTCCTGGAGGAGCAGGGCTGACACCCAAACTGCATCTGGGTCAGGAACCCACACACATGCTCCCTAGAAAGGAGCAGATTGTTTCAGGTGAGTGtgaagagtgaaagagatactGCAGGTTGAAAACACTCGGTATGGTTAGAGTGCAGAAAAGAAgagatttttatttcatttttcattttctctcccGACACTGTTCAGGTACATGTAACACTTCCTGGCCCCACCCAGACAAGACATTTGTCATCCATCAGCATAAAAGGCTCCTAAACGGTGTTAAAAATTAACAACGGTCATCCTACTCTAAATTGCCCGCATGGATTAGCCATTACCTACTTCTAACATATGTAATTTGCTTATTAATGTGTGCATTTTAGAAATTAATCCACACTTATTGACCACCAAGTTTACAGAAATAAGGATTTAAAAACGCAGATTTGTAGATTTGGTCACAGCAAATCTATCATTAACTGTAACCTTTTGGCTCAAAAATATAAGAGAGGAACTACCACTTCTTCTACCAGTAATCATTcactaaaactaaaacattttataaaaaattgACATGACATGATGACATGACGGGAAAGGCTGACACACATACCAGATACAGTATGTCATGCAAACACAATAATGCTAACCTCATTAGCAATACAGTTTTTATATCATAATCAATTCTCTTCTTTTAGGGACCTACAAATGGTAGGCCCTCAAGACAGTCTTACCTTGCTGTATAGCTCCAGTGATGTCATCTTAACTACTTTAAAGCATGCAGATagacatcatttaaaaaacaatcaacAGGGGTAACATCAGCACGTCCCTTTGAAAAGTCTGTATCCTCCACAACTCAGAACAGCCACTTTGTGTCCTGGTGACAGTATTTTGCACTTTGTCCAGGCTCACAAAGACAAGTTAACTGTTAATCTGTGAGAGGATGCAGTGATTGGATGGAGGAGATTCTCCATTTAAATGTGCAGTGTGAATCATTACTGCCAGACAGGGTGGCCCTTAGAAGATCTACTTTTGGGGGGTCAGATGCATCTCAACACAGGTTTAACCATAGTATTTCCAATactttcaaaagaaaaaaaggaacacTAGCAGCAGACTTAATGGCATATCGACTCATTTTTAATAAGTAATACAATCAAATTCATTTCAGCAATCAGCCTGCTGATATTGAAAAGGGATATTCATGATTTCAGCTGGATACATTATCATCAATAATTGacagggataaaaaaaaaaaaaaaaatacaaaatcatTATTCCTCAGATGCTAAATGACATTTAAACTCAATTTCTTAACCATAATTTGCTTGTGTCACCAATTCTGTGCGTGGGTGTACTAAGAGGCAGCATGTGTGTGGTAACATTGACACATTAAAAAGAAACATGGACTGAAACTGATAGAAACAAAGACTAAACAGCGATGTTTCACAGTAAAGCACCTATAATGATTAGGACTACAAAACATAATTGTACAATAGATAGAGGTTTCAAGTCATTTCTTTACCATCATGTGTACAGCACATTTTACGCTTAGGGTAAAATACCAAGCAGACTTTAGTTAAACGCACTTCAAACAACCCTCTTCAAAATGACATGTCTCCTTTAGGATCAATACTGAACATGAGTCACAGGATGACACAGCCGTCAtgaagtacaatatttctttgaAATTACAACAATAAAAACTTGACTCTATCCCCTCCAATGGATGTACAAGGGATTAAAAACGTCACCATTTGCATTAGTAACATCAGCCGGCCTGCAGGTTGGCACCGATACTAATTTAAATGAGATCAACTCAGTATAGTTACATCTCAACTGGTTCCACTAGAAAAGACAGTGTTTTGTGTCTGACAACTTGTGGAGTGCATCATAAAATTCAAGAGCCAAAGATACAAAACATTCATTTCCAATCTgcccaaaacaaacaacaaaaaaaaagcacccAGATCAACTTTTTGCTGACATAAAATGTTTGAATTTGACATGATTGTCACAAAAAATACAAACCCATTCAAAGCCTTTCAGTAAAAAACACACTTCTCATCAAACACTGAATTTGTCACACTGTagataagttatttttttaatatttgaaagTTCAGGggaattttttaaaaatgtcagtcaaaaaaaatcaaccaAGCTCAGAAATACGTCGAGTAATTTAATTGCAGTTGAAGTCAATGAGTCCCATCCAGTGGAGTTAATGATGAATAGACGCATTTGAGACGCCAAGCGTTTGTGGGTTCAGGAGAGGAGAAGACAGTTCTTTAGGTTGAACTGGACTGGTGTAAGTCGGGTTAAGGTTTAAAGTTGGACGCAGATACTCAGGGACAGTTCATCAGGGCAGGACTGCTGTATGGCTCCGACTGCTCATGGTCATGTTTACAGGTGTTGAACAAAACCCTACAAGAAGAGAGGATTgacagttagaaaaaaaaacattctctaGTTTTTTTGGACTGCTAGGTTGCATCttatattgtgtaataatacagtggtgctcataagtttatgaacccatgctaaagttgactaaaaagaggaatacaaaaatcatcttttggaaattcatcttaatgccttaattaaaaaaattaggaaaaaatccaacctttaaggacaccaattttctttgtgaatgaataatgtatcgtaaataaataaatgttcttccttaaaatacagggggcataagtgagtacacccctatgttaaattcctatagaggcaggcagatttttatttttaaaaaggccacctagagattggcatggttttatttcagttagcctaatagctggtttgatttgcattgagagatgattttatggaaagtaccccatgccaatctctaggtatggtgaagggtatgtgatgatggaatttaacataggggtgtaggCACTTATGCCccgtattttaaggaagaacagttatttatttacgatacattattcattaacaaagaaaactggtgtccttaaaggttgtatttttcctattttttttaattaaggcattaagatcaatttccacaagatgattttttttattcctcttttttgtcaactttagcatgggttcctaaacttatgagcaccactgtatatgCACTAAGTACAAAACTCATATGCCTTTTTACCTGCAGCAAGCTAGCCACAGGTGGGACAGGTAATACATTGTCGATATAATTTGCCTAAATTGTCCCTTAACCAACCTGTGCTATACGCTCTCCATATCTTCACTGCCGTTGCCCTCGTCCTTCAGAGTGTCTCCCTCATTGGCAGCCTCCTCGACATGAGCCAACATATCAGCCATCAGTGCCTCCTCTAGCCTTTTTCTCACACTGTACACCAGCTCCTCCTGTttcctacacacaaacacaacaggaaGCTGTTACAGTTGGCAGTTTCAGCTGCCTATAACAGCCACTGAATCAGCACCGAACAGATGGTGTGTTTTTACAAAGAGCAGGGTCACTTGTTATGGACTGTGGAACAGACTCAACTCCATCAACTTCAGGGGGGGGTCAAAGAAGACAAAAAGGGATGAAGAAATCTTCAAAATCCAAAGATTTCTCCATTATGTCTTTGTGACTCAGCCTTTTCATAGTTGTTATTGTGCTTCAGCATATAAAATGGAAGCCAATATGGAAGCCTCATGGACTGGGAAAAACAGATA
This sequence is a window from Sander lucioperca isolate FBNREF2018 chromosome 11, SLUC_FBN_1.2, whole genome shotgun sequence. Protein-coding genes within it:
- the si:dkey-110c1.10 gene encoding unconventional myosin-Vb, whose amino-acid sequence is MTSLELYSKGACVWVPDPDAVWVSALLLQDYSPGEKHLLLQLSNGKETHYPVASHSDLPPLGNPDILEGENDLTALSFLHEPAVLHNLQVRFLDYSSIYTYCGIVLVAINPYDQLPIYGEEVIDAYSGQDMADMEPHIFSVAEEAYRTMTREEKNQSIIISGESGSGKTVSAKFTMRYFAVVGGAAQQTSVEEKVLASNPILESIGNAKTTRNDNSSRFGKYIEIGFGRKGDIIGANMRTYLLEKSRVVFQASAERNYHIFYQLCASRELPEMRALKLDAPENFRYTSQGGEMQISGTDDLSDLERTRNAFTILDVQPDQQMELFRILSAVLHLGNVNIQASGRSSDRSYIDVDDRPLAVFSKLLGVEGPHIAHWLCHRKLAVGGEMLVKPVSGQQAIEARDALAKHVYGQMFAWVVQRLNSALRTQRGQAKSFIGVLDIYGFETFDLNSFEQFCINYANEKLQQQFNRHVFHLEQEEYVREELAWSRIEFSDNQQCINLIEGQLGLFDLLDEECRMPKGSDESWVQKLYDQHLNNKPHPHFQKPRMSNSAFVVLHFADTVQYECNGFLGKNRDTVFEELVNILKASQSELVAELFQQQGNVSSVANGSVRSGKRATKEHKLTVGFQFRQSLQMLMDTLNSTTPHYVRCIKPNDLKEPFMFDPRRTVQQLRACGVLETIRISAAGFPSRWTYEEFFSRYHLLLRGSQGQDQAQASCRQALPQLIPDPDQYCFGKTKVFFRAGQVAVLERLRAERLRVAAVIIQSRVRGWLARIRYTRICWATVTIQRYCRGALARRLALTLRYTKAALIIQKTYRMVMVRQLFLMIRQATITIQAFTRGTMARHRYRLLVAERAAVLLQARVRGWLARQAYRRVHAAVVFMQCCVRRRAARRELMKLKTEARSVEKYRELNKGMEVKLMQLQLRADQEARESAALRETLHAEREATSAELAALRATVQKLERQKQEKPQPCTVISEKKVEERRRAEEKAAQEILQLTQELQALQREKDRFCKEREDLSARLFEQEKAQEECVHQAVSQAGASLRAALDEERRKYQGLLREFTRLEQRYDNLREMSLLTEHSKGHRRTDSTQSLSLEPLSPCPTVLSPQSLNPFTPFPSAFPSPEEVRRVSVTSPSLERRASVWSLETPMDQLMERMDVAKDPAVKMKGEDLAHAYDAVRVANKFLESQLRSQRSQREEELEALRCQLSQAISDSSSAVQRQELQELLEAREQECVRLRRELKELKNTVSLRQLLTQAFTQETSSCQSKPKPATVTGLLECRKRDETKLIKNLITDIRVDSALSLPPGLPANVLFLCVRQADCSGDQTHARSLCSAAVTAIKAALKKHSNDVDMTALWLKNAFLLHDLLTQHSPKQTLDSDELVPLAADLSDLIRTLSDLCIQAYQQLLSITEKRLQNIIVPALLESETIPGLSGSAVKLGTSRKRAGSDPRTVGGDAPTMAAVLRELGALHTALSHQALPPSQMEQAFHQLTYLISASALNSLLLRKDMCCWSRGMQIRYNVSLLEEWLRSRGLHSGGAVVTLEPLIQAVQLLQAGKKTESDAQALVQTCTALSSQQIVKILTLYSPHSDLDERVTLNFIRTVQGLLKGRSDGQPPQLLMDVRRVFPVTFPYLPPPVLHAEQLVIPDCLKISFLRRA